The Candidatus Zixiibacteriota bacterium genome includes a region encoding these proteins:
- a CDS encoding T9SS type A sorting domain-containing protein: protein MKAKMTIVVIAFFFLLLQNISAQVFTSEWEYNGGLNVMRDMDGDGAYELISGGGDTTTRSIYDAATHALKWTITGMRVDGLFCITEGYLSSSYDLNDDGTNELICKLRDDSSVVVYDVANDSILFRLGDGAKYGDLKYWGDIDNDGIIEIVVGLSYYTGYEWDSSKTIIYSTGVAQSVTEDNGNEIPAAYKLEQNYPNPFNPSTIIEYQVQRAGHVRLTVYNTLGQRVNTLVDEYRSAGDYSIQWDSKDESGGSVASGVYYYQLEIGEFASSKKMVIIK from the coding sequence ATGAAAGCGAAAATGACTATTGTCGTAATAGCATTCTTTTTTCTGCTATTGCAGAATATTTCCGCTCAGGTTTTCACATCAGAATGGGAGTATAATGGCGGCCTTAACGTTATGAGAGATATGGATGGCGATGGAGCTTACGAATTGATAAGTGGTGGTGGTGATACTACTACAAGATCGATTTATGACGCCGCAACTCATGCTTTAAAATGGACTATCACCGGAATGAGAGTAGACGGCCTTTTCTGTATCACGGAGGGATATCTCTCATCGTCATATGATCTAAATGATGACGGTACCAACGAATTAATATGTAAATTAAGAGATGATAGTTCCGTGGTAGTATACGATGTCGCTAATGACTCGATTTTGTTTAGGTTGGGGGATGGAGCGAAATATGGGGACCTCAAATACTGGGGGGATATTGACAATGATGGTATTATTGAAATAGTCGTCGGGCTTAGCTATTACACCGGTTATGAATGGGATTCAAGCAAGACTATAATTTATTCAACCGGTGTTGCACAATCTGTTACAGAGGATAATGGAAATGAAATTCCCGCCGCCTATAAACTGGAACAAAACTATCCTAATCCTTTCAATCCGTCAACAATAATAGAATATCAGGTGCAAAGAGCCGGGCATGTTAGATTAACCGTTTATAATACTCTTGGCCAAAGAGTAAATACACTGGTGGATGAATACCGGAGTGCCGGAGATTATTCGATTCAGTGGGATAGCAAAGATGAATCAGGCGGCAGTGTGGCCAGCGGTGTTTATTATTATCAACTCGAAATTGGCGAATTTGCTTCTAGTAAAAAAATGGTAATAATTAAATAG
- a CDS encoding T9SS type A sorting domain-containing protein, with protein sequence MIKMAIELFQKITIFSFLLLGMAIPALEQEAAPDFGKPGRSVAEFVDTTGRFNLEAARWSGYQGSLSMEGFESAIDPTTGQPMFMPSIAGQASEDPDDVYWDNTISPCIPGVNGAIFATTIYDGKLIVGGNFTAAGCVIANNIAAWDGFSWTSLGSGMSSSVYALTVYNGKLMAGGVFATADGLIANGIASWDGSDWSPLGVGLNSYVEELAVYNDKLIAAGAFTTAGGVAANYIASWDGNIWDSLGSGMGGEYPSVYGLTVYNGNLIVGGYFTMAGGVETNNITAWDGSSWDSLGSGTNDEVDVLTIYNGKLIAGGWFTTAGGVAANYIASWDGNIWDSLGSGMGGVYPSVYGLTVYNGNLIVGGSFTMAGGVVANNIASWDGSSWDSLGSGTYGNVYSITSYDEKLIAGGSFTMAGTAGAISIASWDGGNWWAMESGMNSGVWSLTIFEGKLIAGGYFWAAGDIAASKIASWDGSSWDSLGSGMDYNVSALTTYNGKLIAGGVFTKADRVEASHIASWDASRWDSLGSGMDEYGNVDALTEYNGKLIAGGNFTTAGGMAANKIASWDGSNWDSLGSGMNIYGDVFALTVYDGKLVVGGYFTTAGGVTVNGIASWNGSSWDSLGSGMMGGLNTRVSALTVYDGKLIAGGSFTTAGGVAANNIASWNGSSWLPLGSGIEGSIPFVSALTVYDGKLIAGGNFTTAGGAAANSIASWDGNGWSTLGSGMNDDVEALTVYNEKLIVGGWFTIVGNKVSAYLAAWTKDMTDVSDDVSPILPIDNKLSQNYPNPFNPATTIEYSVPVRLVVKIEVYNLLGQRVRVLLDEHKSAGNYQITWDGKDSSGKSVSSGIYFYRFKAGEYTQTRKMVLTK encoded by the coding sequence ATGATAAAAATGGCTATCGAATTATTCCAGAAAATTACCATATTCTCATTTCTGTTATTGGGTATGGCGATTCCGGCGCTGGAACAGGAAGCGGCACCTGATTTTGGCAAACCCGGTCGAAGTGTGGCGGAGTTTGTCGACACGACTGGTCGCTTCAATTTGGAGGCGGCGCGGTGGTCGGGGTATCAGGGTTCGCTGAGTATGGAGGGTTTCGAGTCGGCGATTGATCCGACCACCGGCCAGCCGATGTTTATGCCTTCCATTGCAGGCCAAGCGTCCGAGGATCCGGATGATGTCTATTGGGACAACACAATATCGCCGTGCATTCCGGGCGTTAATGGTGCCATTTTTGCTACAACAATCTATGACGGGAAACTTATTGTTGGCGGCAACTTCACTGCAGCGGGTTGTGTGATCGCTAACAATATCGCCGCTTGGGATGGTTTCTCCTGGACGTCGCTGGGATCTGGAATGAGTTCCAGTGTTTATGCGCTGACCGTTTATAATGGGAAACTGATGGCTGGTGGCGTTTTTGCAACGGCCGATGGTCTGATTGCGAATGGGATAGCATCATGGGATGGAAGCGATTGGTCGCCATTAGGGGTGGGGTTGAATAGTTACGTTGAAGAATTGGCTGTGTACAACGATAAACTGATAGCAGCAGGAGCTTTCACAACAGCTGGCGGTGTCGCGGCAAATTACATAGCATCCTGGGATGGGAACATCTGGGATTCGTTGGGATCCGGGATGGGAGGAGAATATCCATCTGTTTATGGCCTAACCGTGTACAATGGCAATTTGATAGTGGGGGGCTATTTTACTATGGCCGGTGGCGTAGAAACAAATAACATAACAGCATGGGATGGAAGCAGCTGGGATTCCTTGGGATCGGGGACGAATGACGAAGTTGATGTCTTGACAATATATAATGGGAAACTAATTGCAGGGGGTTGGTTCACAACGGCTGGCGGTGTCGCGGCAAATTACATAGCATCCTGGGATGGGAACATCTGGGATTCGTTGGGATCCGGGATGGGAGGAGTATATCCATCTGTCTATGGCCTAACCGTGTACAATGGCAATTTGATAGTGGGAGGCTCTTTCACAATGGCCGGCGGCGTTGTGGCGAATAACATAGCTTCCTGGGATGGAAGTAGTTGGGATTCGTTGGGGTCGGGGACATATGGCAATGTCTATTCAATAACTTCATACGACGAAAAATTGATAGCAGGGGGTAGTTTCACAATGGCGGGTACTGCGGGAGCGATCAGCATAGCGTCCTGGGATGGGGGCAATTGGTGGGCAATGGAATCCGGAATGAACAGCGGTGTCTGGTCCCTTACCATTTTTGAAGGAAAACTGATTGCAGGAGGTTATTTTTGGGCAGCCGGTGATATAGCGGCGAGCAAAATAGCATCATGGGATGGGAGCAGCTGGGATTCGTTGGGGTCGGGAATGGATTACAATGTCAGTGCCCTGACCACATATAACGGGAAACTGATAGCGGGGGGTGTCTTCACAAAGGCTGACCGTGTTGAGGCAAGTCACATAGCATCATGGGACGCGAGTCGTTGGGATTCACTGGGGTCAGGGATGGATGAGTATGGTAATGTAGACGCGCTAACCGAGTACAATGGGAAACTAATAGCGGGAGGTAATTTCACGACGGCCGGCGGCATGGCGGCGAATAAGATTGCATCCTGGGATGGAAGCAATTGGGATTCCTTGGGATCGGGGATGAATATATATGGCGATGTCTTTGCCCTGACCGTGTATGATGGGAAACTGGTAGTAGGAGGGTATTTCACTACAGCTGGCGGGGTGACAGTGAATGGAATAGCGTCCTGGAATGGGAGCAGCTGGGATTCGTTGGGATCGGGTATGATGGGAGGGTTGAATACACGCGTTTCTGCCCTGACCGTGTATGATGGGAAACTGATAGCCGGGGGCTCTTTCACAACGGCCGGTGGTGTTGCAGCGAATAATATAGCGTCCTGGAATGGGAGCAGTTGGTTACCATTGGGATCGGGAATAGAAGGATCAATTCCCTTTGTCAGTGCCCTGACTGTGTATGATGGGAAATTGATAGCGGGAGGCAATTTCACAACGGCCGGCGGCGCAGCGGCAAACTCCATAGCATCATGGGATGGGAACGGTTGGTCTACTTTGGGATCGGGGATGAATGATGATGTCGAAGCCCTGACTGTCTATAATGAGAAACTTATAGTGGGAGGGTGGTTCACGATTGTGGGGAACAAAGTCTCGGCCTATTTGGCGGCATGGACAAAAGATATGACTGATGTGTCCGATGACGTTAGTCCCATTCTGCCTATTGACAACAAACTGTCGCAAAACTACCCGAACCCATTCAATCCGGCGACGACTATCGAATATAGTGTGCCAGTTCGCTTAGTCGTTAAGATTGAAGTTTATAACTTACTTGGTCAAAGGGTGCGGGTGCTTCTTGATGAGCATAAATCCGCAGGTAACTATCAAATTACCTGGGATGGCAAAGATTCGTCTGGCAAGTCGGTCTCGTCCGGCATTTATTTCTATCGTTTCAAAGCAGGCGAATATACACAGACAAGGAAAATGGTGTTGACGAAATAG
- a CDS encoding type IV secretion system DNA-binding domain-containing protein — MTIERQLITRAQPFILAARAQGLIQQEAIKGCAPAIHPFPVCLEPPFNPIMEISPVGENRVGVPYIKESEPEPRSLRRLRVWISPEQGFNWVRSELFIKGLKSLLHRVGFEICGNQNNVEFYFLIHQNDFPQFASAFKSQFDRCELTVENLLTPFLQTIAGRRGTEFLDYFPLPPYSHLFTQPEEIRVSPFNTIIAALTGVEPPAIGFYQLLFQGVIPEHNWHQNINILNDFEYMIKLMSGSPTSTRVPLQSPSGELRGMAMDTEKKAHNDKPFFVGAMRLGVIGNNKPENCLPRLSVFANLFQHGGRALQSLSNENYRIVLTSRQIERMLLNGATYRPGFLLNSSELSAMVHIPPAEYLINEKAPTVLLETLPAKGETLLTGTPIGVCHYAGTDQIICIPQSIRSRSTHIVARQGMGKSTLLEHMILNDIISGAGVAVLDPHGDLIYRLLHLIPEPYVGKAIFLFPGDREWVPLWNPLQPVTNQDISRTADDLVASIKNIVQGWGDRLENLLRHSFYALLKVRGASLLDVSNLLRKKSPESRLLIEEIMKTIDNETSRIFWNHDFPNYSNQDLSPPQHKLSKLLMSGTVSLMLSQPESRFNFREIMDHGQILLVDLSGLGFELRQLLGSFILSLLHISAVSRSDIPLERRKPFHIYCDEAHRFLPATIGDLIPETRKFAVDLTLAHQYMRQFDNEARDAIMTAGSTIVFNVDLSDAQYLVKDFRGLARPEDLASFEVGEAVARIGTDIVKIRTQPPLIFPKDNFRQLIIEASHRNYCRPSSEVKEMLAARSGHSSSRFAAISGVIADTDVGIEDGDFKYEEFD, encoded by the coding sequence TTGACTATAGAAAGACAGTTAATCACCCGGGCGCAGCCATTTATTCTGGCGGCCCGAGCCCAGGGGTTGATACAGCAGGAGGCCATCAAAGGATGCGCTCCCGCTATTCATCCTTTTCCTGTTTGCCTGGAACCTCCCTTTAATCCAATCATGGAAATAAGCCCGGTTGGAGAGAATCGCGTTGGAGTGCCTTATATAAAGGAATCTGAACCTGAGCCCCGTAGTTTGCGCCGCTTACGGGTCTGGATTTCCCCTGAGCAGGGTTTCAACTGGGTCAGATCAGAGCTGTTCATCAAAGGTCTCAAAAGCCTGCTGCATCGCGTCGGTTTTGAGATTTGCGGTAATCAGAATAATGTTGAATTCTATTTCTTAATTCATCAAAATGATTTCCCTCAATTTGCCTCCGCCTTCAAAAGCCAGTTTGATCGCTGTGAACTGACCGTGGAGAATCTCCTTACTCCTTTTTTACAGACAATAGCGGGCCGGCGGGGAACTGAGTTTCTTGATTATTTTCCCCTTCCCCCGTATTCACATCTTTTCACGCAGCCGGAAGAAATCAGAGTTTCACCATTCAATACCATAATTGCCGCCTTGACGGGTGTTGAGCCGCCTGCCATAGGGTTCTATCAGCTTCTCTTTCAAGGAGTCATACCCGAACATAATTGGCATCAAAACATCAACATTCTCAACGACTTTGAGTATATGATAAAACTGATGTCCGGATCACCGACTTCAACCAGAGTTCCTCTGCAATCACCATCAGGAGAACTTCGCGGGATGGCCATGGATACCGAAAAAAAGGCTCATAATGATAAACCATTTTTCGTCGGAGCCATGAGATTAGGAGTTATCGGGAATAATAAACCCGAGAACTGCCTGCCGCGGTTAAGCGTTTTTGCCAACCTCTTCCAGCATGGAGGCAGAGCATTACAATCGCTCTCAAATGAGAACTACCGGATAGTTTTAACCTCCCGGCAAATAGAGAGGATGCTTCTCAATGGAGCAACCTATCGGCCCGGGTTCCTGTTGAATTCCAGTGAGCTTTCTGCCATGGTGCATATTCCGCCGGCTGAATATCTGATAAATGAAAAAGCGCCGACCGTCTTGCTTGAAACCCTGCCGGCAAAAGGCGAGACTTTGCTTACGGGAACCCCGATAGGAGTCTGCCATTATGCCGGCACCGATCAGATTATCTGTATTCCTCAGTCTATAAGATCGAGGAGCACGCATATTGTGGCCAGGCAGGGCATGGGCAAATCGACCCTTCTTGAACATATGATCTTGAATGATATAATCTCAGGAGCCGGGGTCGCTGTTTTGGATCCCCATGGAGACCTGATCTATCGTCTGCTCCATTTAATACCTGAACCTTATGTCGGGAAAGCGATATTCTTATTCCCTGGTGACCGGGAGTGGGTTCCCTTATGGAATCCTTTGCAGCCGGTTACCAATCAGGACATTAGTCGAACGGCCGACGATCTGGTGGCCTCAATAAAGAATATCGTGCAAGGTTGGGGTGACCGGTTAGAAAACCTCCTCCGGCATTCCTTCTATGCTTTGCTTAAGGTCAGGGGAGCCTCCCTTCTGGACGTCTCTAATTTGCTCCGGAAGAAATCACCGGAAAGCAGATTGCTTATTGAAGAGATTATGAAAACCATAGATAATGAAACCTCCAGGATATTTTGGAATCATGATTTCCCCAATTATAGTAACCAGGATTTGAGCCCTCCCCAGCACAAATTGAGTAAACTATTGATGTCAGGAACGGTTTCCCTGATGTTATCGCAGCCGGAAAGCCGGTTTAATTTTCGGGAGATCATGGACCATGGACAGATATTGCTGGTGGATCTTTCCGGCCTGGGTTTTGAGCTTCGGCAGCTTCTGGGGAGTTTTATCCTCTCACTCTTGCACATTTCTGCCGTAAGCCGCAGCGATATTCCGCTGGAGAGAAGAAAGCCCTTTCATATCTATTGTGATGAAGCCCACCGATTTTTGCCTGCGACCATCGGAGACCTCATTCCTGAGACCAGGAAATTCGCTGTTGATCTCACCCTGGCCCATCAATATATGAGGCAATTTGACAATGAAGCCAGAGATGCCATCATGACAGCCGGCTCGACCATTGTCTTCAATGTTGATCTGAGCGATGCCCAGTATTTAGTAAAAGATTTCCGGGGTTTGGCAAGGCCGGAAGACCTGGCCTCATTTGAAGTCGGTGAAGCGGTGGCAAGAATCGGCACCGATATTGTCAAAATAAGAACCCAGCCGCCGTTAATCTTTCCGAAAGATAACTTCCGGCAATTGATAATCGAGGCATCCCACCGGAACTATTGCCGACCGTCTTCCGAGGTCAAGGAGATGCTTGCGGCAAGAAGCGGCCATTCCAGCAGTCGGTTTGCGGCAATTTCCGGAGTTATCGCGGATACCGATGTAGGGATCGAAGATGGTGACTTCAAATATGAAGAATTTGATTGA